The sequence AGGCACTCGTGCAGGACGACGCCCAGGGAGTAGACGTCGGCCGCCGGTGTCGGGGGCGTCCCGCTCACCAGTTCGGGCGCCATGTAGGCGGGCGTGCCCATCACCGGTCCGCCCGTCGTGCCGGTGAACGCGATGCCGAAGTCGAGGACCTTCACCTCGACCGGGGTGAGGTAGACGTTCCCGGGCTTGATGTCGCGGTGCACGATGCCGGCGTCGTGGGCCGCGGACAGGGCGTCGGCGACCTGGGCGCAGATTCCGGCCGCCTCGCGCCAGGGCAGCGGGCCGCGCGACAGGCGCACGGCCAGGCTCTCGCCGTCCAGCAACTCCATGACCACGTACGGGATCCGGCGGGACTCGCGCCGCGCGGACCCCTGCGAGCCGATCCGGTGCTCGCCGTAGTCGTAGACGCCGGTGATGCCGGGGTGGGTGAGGGCCGCGGCGGCCTGAGCCTCCTGGCGCAGGCGCCGCGCGAACTCCTCGGGCCCGCCGTCCTTGGGGACCTTGACCGCGACGGCGCGGTCGAGCACGGTGTCGACCGCGCGCCAGACGGTCGCCATGCCGCCGGCGCCGAGAGGCCGCTCGATGCGGTAGCGCCCCCCGAGGCGTTCGCCCGGGGCGATGATCTCGGGCATGGACGAACTCTATGCCGGACTCAGGGAACGAGGTACCGGCTGTCGCGGGCGTCGGTGATCGCCATGTGTCCGGGGGCGTGCCCGATGGCGAGCTTGGGGCGGGAGGCCATCACCGCCGCCTGCGGGGTCACGCCGCAGGCCCAGAACACCGGGATCTCGTCGACCCGGATCTCGACCGGGTCGCCGAAGTCCGGGGCGGACAGGTCGTCGATGCCGAGCTCGACGGGGTCGCCGACGTGCACGGGCGCGCCGTGGACGGAGGGGTACCGGGCCGTCACGCGCACGGCGTCGGCCACCTGCGCCGCCGGGATCGGGCGCATCGAGACGACGAGCGGGCCGCCGAACTCGCCCGCGCGGCGGCACATCCGGTTCGTCCGGTACATCGGGACGTTGCAGCCCTGCTCGATGTGCCGGACGGGGACGCCGGCCTCGCGGAGCGCGTCCTCGAAGGTGAAGCTGCACCCGATGAGGAACGAGACGAGGTCCTCGCGCCAGTAGGCGGTCACGTCGCCCACCTCGGCGACTGGCTCCCCGTGCTCGTAGACGACGTAGCCGGGCAGGTCGGTGCGCAGGTCCCCGGCGAACAGCGGGGCGGCTGTCTCGCCGGGCTCGGTGACGTCCAGGACGGGGCACGGCCCGGGGTTGCGCTGCGCGAACAGCAGCAGGTCGAAGGCGTACTCGCGCGGGACGGCGATGAGGTTCGCCTGCGTCCAGCCGGAGCACCAGCCGGACGTGGGAACGCGCAGGCCGGCCCGGAACAGGGACCTCGCCTGGTCCGGCGAGAGCGCGCCCGGGTCGAGGGGTGCGGTCATGGTCTGTCCTCCCGGAGGTTCGGTGCGGGGTGCGGCCGGAACCGGAGCCGCTGCCCGGGACGGGCCTGGGCGGCGCGTCCGATGTCGGCGGAGGCGACCACCGCGATCACGGGGTAGCCGCCGGTGAGCGGGTGGTCGGCGAGGAACAGCACCGGCCGCCCGGACGGCGGGACCTGCAGCGCCCCGGTGACCGTCCCCTCGCTGGGCAGCTCGCCGCGCCCGGCGTGCTCCAGTCCCGGCCCGTCCAGGCGCATGCCGACGCGGTCGATCTCGCTGGTCACCGTGTAGGCGGCGGAGAAGAGGGCGTCCAGCGCGCCGGGGGCGAACCGGTCGTGGCGGGGGCCGGGCATCGCGCGCAGCTCGATGTCGCCGCCGCCCGGCGCGCGGACGGGCGCGGCGTCCAGGAGCGGCGCGGCGGCGGGCGGCGCGCCGACGGGAAGCAGGTCGCCGGGTTCGAGCGGGGCCGGGCCGAGGCCGGAGAGGGTGTCGGTGGAGCGGGACCCGAGGACGGGCGGGACGGCGACGCCGCCGCGCACGGCCAGGTAGCTGCGCAGTCCGGAGGGCGGGGCGCCCATCCGCAGTTCGGCGCCGTCCGGGACGTGGAGGACCGAGTAGGGGGCCTCGGAGCGGCCCTCCACGAGCAGCGGGGCGGGCGCACCGGTCACCGCGGCGAACACGCCGCCGCGGCAGCGCACGTGCAGGCCGCCGAAGGTGACCTCGACCGCGGCCTCCTCCTCGGGGTTGCCGAGCAGCCGGTTGGCGAGTCGGAACGAGCCCGGGTCCGCGGCGCCCGACACCCCCACGCCGAGCGCCGCGTGACCCGAGCGGCCCAGGTCCTGGACTGTCGCCAGGGGTCCTGTGCGGAGAACGTCCAGACGGCGCCTCACAGTTCCCTCCGGACGAAGCGGACCCGGGTCCCCGGGCGGAGCAGGGCGGGCGGATCGCGTTCGAGGTCCCACAGGACGGCCTCCGTGCGTCCGATGAGGCGCCAGCCGCCGGGGGACTCGACCGGGTAGACGCCGCTGAAGCGCCCGGCGAGACCGACCGCGCCCGCGGGGACGCGGACGCGGGGCGTCGCGCGGCGCGGGACGTCCAAACGCGGGTCACCGCCCTCCAGGTAGCCGAACCCGGGCGCGAACCCGGTGAACGCGACCCGCCACGGGGTCCCGGTGTGCGCGGCGACGACCTCGTCCGGGGCGAGCCCGGTGAGGCGGGCGACCTCGGCGAGGTCGTCGCCGTCGTAGACGACGGGGATCTCGGCCTCGCCGGCGCCTCCGTCCGCAGTGCCCGGCCGGGTGGCGCGCACCGCGGCGGCAACCGCGGCCGGGTCGGCGGACGGGTCCAGCAGCAGGGTCAGGGTGCGGGCCGCCGGGACGAGGTCGGCGACGCCGGGCGGCGGGGACGCGGCGAGCGCCGCGTACAGGCCGAGCATCTCCGGCAGGTCCGGCAGTTCGACCAGCAGCGCCGCGTCGCCGTTCGGGAGGATCCGCACCCCGCCCTCACTTCCAGAGGTCGTCGAGCCCGGACAGGCTGTTCCAGCCCAGGTAGAGCGACAGCAGCCAGGCCGCCACGCCGATGGCGAGGAGCCAGACCGGGTAGCGGTGGCCGCCGAGCAGGTCCCGGCGGCGGGCGGCCGCCCACAGCAGCACGGCGAGCCCGAACGGCAGGATCAGCCCGTTCAGCGCGCCCGCGAGGACGAGCAGCTTCGCCGGGGCGGTGCCGATCACGAGGTAGATGGCGGCGGAGACGAGGATGAACGCGACGACCAGCCGGTTGCGGTGCCGCTCGACGAAGGAGGAGAACGACACGAGGAAGGACACCGAGGTGTAGGACGCGCCGATGACCGAGGTGATCGCGGCCGACCACATGATCAGGCCGAAGACGCGCAGGCCGGCCTCTCCCGCAGCGTTCTCGAAGGCCGAGGCGGGGGCGTTCTCCTTGGCGAGGGTCACCCCGCCGGCGACGACGCCGAGGACGGCGAGGAACAGCAGCACGCGCATGAGGCCGGTGACGAGGACGCCGGTGACGGCGCTGCGGTTGATCTCCTTGACGTTGTCCGGTCCGGTCACCCCGGACTCGATCATGCGGTGCGCGCCCGCGTAGGTGATGTAGCCGCCGACCGTCCCGCCGATGAGCGTGGTGATGACCAGGAAGTCGACGGTCTCCGGCGCCACGCTCTGCCGGAGCGCGTCCCCGACGGGCGGCTCGGACACGAACGCCACGTACAGGGTCAGCAGGATCATCACGGCGCCGAGCACGACGACGATCCGGTCCATGGCGACGCCGGCCCGCCGGACCAGGAAGATCGCGATGGCGGCCAGCGCGGAGAGCGTGCCGCCGATCTTGACGTCCAGGCCGAGCAGCGCGTTCAGCCCGAGCGCGGCGCCGGCGACGTTGCCGATGTTGAACACCAGCCCGCCGAACACGTCCAGCGCGGCGAGGCCGTACCCGGCGCCGGGCAGGACGCGGTTGCCGAGCTCCTGGGCGCGCATCCTCGAGACGCCGACGACGCGCCACACGTTCAACTGGATCGCGACGTCCACCAGCACGGACACGAGGATCGCGAACGCGAACGCGGCGCCGAGCTCGGCGGTGAAGACGGTGGTCTGGGTGATGAAGCCGGGTCCGATGGCGCTGGTCGCCATCAGGAACATGGCGCCGGTGAGCGCGGCGCGACGCGAGCGGGCGGCCGGTTCCGTGGTGGTGTCGAGGGTCGCTGGGTCCGTCATGGCGGGGCCCTTCCAGGGGGTTCGACTTTCCGCAAGCGTAGGGATTGTTCAACAATCCATCAAGAGACCTGTTGATGCATTCTCCCGTCCTCGGGGATAGGCTGGCCTCCCCGAACCTTCGCGCGTCCTCCCGCGCCTACCCCCGGAAGGTGGCTGATGCCCGTGCCGGCGCAGGGCTCGTGGCTGGCCGGCATCGCGGCCGCCCGGCACGACCTCGACCGCACCAGCACCGCCGCGCGGATCGCCGGCCTGCTGCGCGAGCAGATCACCGACGGGCGGCTCGCCCCCGGCGAGCGCGTCCGCGAGGAGGAGCTGGGCGAGGCCCTGAAGGTCTCGCGCAACACCGTGCGCGAGGCGTTCCGGCTGCTCGCGCAGGAGCGGCTGCTCGTCCACGAGTTCAACCGGGGCGTGTTCGTGCGCCGGGTCACCGCCGACGGCCTCGCCGACCTCTACCGGGTCCGTCGGATCCTGGAGTGCGAGGGCGTACGGTGCGCGCGGGAGGCCCCCGCGGGGTCGTTCGGCCGGGTGGAGGCCGCGGTCCTGGACGGCGAGCGCGCCGCCGCCGCCGGGCGCTGGCCGGACGTCGGCACCGCCGACATACGCTTCCACCAGGCCATCGCCGCACTGGTGGGCAGCCCGCGGGTGGACGAGATGATCCAGCACCTGCTGGCCGAGATGCGCCTGGTCTTCCACGAGATGGGCTCGCCGCGCAAGTTCCACGAGCCCTACCTGGCCCGCAACCGGCGGATCCACGACCTGATGGCGGGCGGCGACCTCGCCGGGGCGGAGCGGGAGCTGCGCTCCTACCTCGACGACGCCGAGAAGCAGCTCACGAACGCGTATCGCGCGGAGGCCCCCTGAGGAGGCGGGGTCACGGGGCGTAGTTCATGACGTGGTCGTGCAGCAGCTGCGGCGCGGCCGGGTCGGCGCGGCGGAACGCCTCGATCAGCTCGGCGTGCTCGGCCGACTTGGAGTAGATCTCCGTGTGGTGCAGGCGCAGGGACAGTGTCGTCCACAGCTCGATGCCGAGCCCCTCCCACACCGAGACGAGCAGCCGGTTGCCGGCCGTCTCGACGATCTCGCGGTGGAAGGCGATGCTCAGCCGCATCTGCTCGTGCAGGTCGCCTTCCCGGGCGGCCTCGCCGAGCCGGCGGTTGTGCGCCTCCAGCGCGTCCAGGCAGTCGGCGAGCCGGGGCAGCGCCAGCTCCACGGCCGTCCGCTCCAGGCCGGCGCGGACGGGGAAGATCTCGGCCAGGTCCTGCTCGGTGAAGTCGCGGACCCGGGCGCCCCGGTTCGGCAGCGTCTCGATCAGCCGCTGCGCCTCCAGCTGGCGCAGCGCCTCCCGGACGGGCCCCTGGCTCACGCCCAGCTCGGTCGCGATGCGGCGCTCGACGATGCGCTCCCCCGGCTCCCATCGCCCGGAGCTGATGCCCTCCACGATGAACTCGCGGATCTGGTCGGCGAGCCCGGTGCGGAGCAGCTGGTCGGAGGTCTTCACGAAACTGGATCGTAGCGCCACGGCCGGTAAGTGCCTCTTGACGGGTGAGCGGTTCGTGCGAGATACAATATGATCGATCATAGATCAATGATGATCGGGAGTGTCGTGGCGATCCTACGGCGCTGCCCCGGACAGAGGAAGGTCGCCGATGGCTGAGACCGTTCAGGCCGCACCGGCGCGGAGCCGGCGGGCGCGCGGCGCCAAGGCTCCCGGGCCGAAGACCGACGCGGCGGCGCCGGAGGCGGCGTCCCCGGCGGCCGACGCCGGCACTCTCGTCGGCTACTACCGGCAGATGCTGCTGATCAGGCGGTTCGAGGAGCGGGCCGCCCGCGCCTACACCGAGGCCAAGATCGGCGGCTACTGCCACCTGAACCTCGGCGAGGAGGCCACGGTCGTCGGGCTGATGGCCGCGCTGCGCCCCACCGACTACCTGTTCACCAACTACCGCGAGCACGGCTACGCCCTCGCCAAGGGCATCGGCGCGGAGCGCGTCATGGCCGAGTTGTACGGGCGGTCCACGGGCGTGTCCAAGGGCTGGGGCGGGTCGATGCACCTGTTCGACGCCGAGGCCCGGCTGCTCGGCGGGTACGGGATCGTCGGCGGGCAGGTGCCCCTCGCGGCCGGCGCGGCGCTCGCCGTCTCCTACAAGGGCGGCGACGAGGTCGTCATGTGCCAGATGGGCGACGGGACGACCGCGATCGGAGCGTTCCACGAGTCGCTGAACATCGCCGCCCTCTGGAACCTCCCGGTCGTCTTCGTCGTGATCAACAACGGTCTCGGCATGGGCACCACCGTGGAGAACTCCGCGGCCGAGCCGGAGCTGTACCGGCGCGGCGCCGCGTACCGGACGGAGAGCCTGCGGGTGGACGGCACCGACGTGCTCGCGGTGCGCGACGCCGCGCGTACCGCCGTCGAGCGCGCCCGCGCCGAGAGCAGGCCGTACCTGCTGGAGACCGTCAGCCCCCGGCTGAAGGGCCACTCGGTCGTCGACCCCGCCCGCTACCGGTCCAAGGAGGAGAAGGAGGCCCTGAAGGCCGCCGACCCCCTCGCCCGGATGGCGCTGGACCTGGAGGACGCCGGGATCCTGTCCGCCGACGACCGCGACCGGCTGGACGCCGAGGTGACGGCGGAGATCGATGCCGCCGCCGCGTTCGCCGACGACAGCCCCGCGCCCGACGTGTCCACGCTGTTCGACTACACCTACGCCACCCCGGTCCCGGGCGAGCTGCGCCGGCTCCCCGCCGACCCCGTATTCGGTTCCTGAGAGGCACCCATGGCAACCGTGACCTACCGCCAGGCCCTCCGGGACACGCTCCGCGCCGAGATGCTCCGCGACGAGAACGTCTTCCTGATGGGCGAGGAGATCGGGCTCTTCGAGGGCTCCTACAAGATCACCGAGGGGCTGCTGAAGGAGTTCGGGCCGCGCCGCGTACGCGACACCCCGATCGCCGAGGAGGGCTTCGTCGGCGCCGCGATCGGTGCCGCGATGCTCGGCCTGCGCCCCGTCGTGGAGATCATGACGATCAACTTCTCGCTGCTGGCGCTGGACCAGATCGTCAACCACGCCGCGAAGATCTACGGCATGTTCGGCGGGCAGGCCAGCGTGCCGATGGTGATCCGCACGCCGGGCGGCGGCGGCCAGCAGCTCGGCGCCACCCACTCGCAGAACGTCGAGCTGTTCTACTCGTTCATCCCCGGCCTGAAGGTGCTCGCGCCGAGCACGCCCGCCGAGGCGTCGGCGATGCTGAAGGCCGCGATCCGCGACGACGACCCGGTGCTGTTCCTGGAGAACCTCGCCCTCTACAACACCAAGGGCGAACTGCCCGCCGCGGTCGAGGACGTCGAGCCCGCCGAGATCGGCCGCGCCGCCGTGACCCGTCCGGGCACCGACATCACGATCATCGGCTACTCCCGGATGGCCCGCGTCGCCTCGGAGGTGGCCGAGACCCTCGCCGCGGAGGGCGTCTCCGCCGAGGTCGTGGACCTGCGCAGCCTGCGCCCGCTCGACCGGCAGACCGTCGTCGACTCCGTCCGCCGGACCGGCTGCGCCGTCGTGGCCGAGGACGACTGGCTGACCTACGGCATCGGCGCCGAGATCGCCGCGACGATCCAGGAGGGGGCGTTCGACTGGCTGGACGCCCCGGTCCGGCGCGTCGCGATGGCCGAGGTGCCGCTCCCCTACGCCAAGTCCCTGGAGACGGCGGCGCTGCCGTCCGCCGAGTCCCTGCTGACCGCCGTGCGCGCCACGCTCCGCGCGACCGGCCGCATCACGCCGGGGACGGACGCCACGTCCCCGCGACCCGCTCTGGAGCCCGTGCGATGACCGAGATCCTCATGCCCCGCCTCTCCGACACGATGGAGGAGGGCGTCATCAGCTCCTGGCAGAAGCAGCCGGGAGACGAGGTCGCGGTCGGCGACGTCATCGTCGACATCGAGACCGACAAGGCGGTCATGGAGTACGAGGCCTACGAGGCCGGCGTGCTGGAGAAGATCCTCGTCGCCGAGGGCGAGACCGCCGCGATCGGCGCCCCGATCGCGGTGATCGCCCCCGCCGGCGGCGCCCGTCCCGAGCCCGCGCCCGCCGCCGAGGCGCGGCCCGCGGCCGAGCCGGAGCAGGCGCCCGCCGCCAAGGCCTCGCCCGAGCCCGAGGCCGCGCCCGAGGCGGCGCCGGTCGCCACGGCCGCCCCGCGGGCCGCGGGACGCCCGACCGCCTCCCGCCCGCCGTCGTCGCCGCTGGCGCGCCGGCTGGCCCGCGACCACGGCATCGACCTGGCCGCCCTCACCGGCTCCGGCCCGGGCGGGCGCATCGTCCGCGCCGACATCGAGGCCGCCGTGCGCGCCGCCGGCCCGGCGACGCCCGCCCCGGCCGCCGCCGAGGCCGCCACCGCTCGCGCCGCCGTCAACGGGGCCTCCGCACCGTCGGCGCCCGCCGTCCAGGCCCGGGCCGACGACCCGGACGTGGAGGCCGTCCCGCTCAACCGCTTCCGCAAGGTCGCGGCCAGGCGGCTGACCGAGAGCAAGCGCGAGGCACCGCACTTCTACCTGAACCGCGAGGTGGACGCGGGCGCCCTGCTGGCGTTCCGCGCGACGCTCAACGAGGCCCTCGCCCCGGCGAAGGTCAGCGTGAACGACCTGGTCGTGAAGGCGGTGGCGACGGCGCTGCGCGAGCACCCGGCGGTGAACGTCTCCTACACCGAGGAGAACCTGCTCTTCCACAAGCGGGTGCACGTCGGCGTGGCGGTGGCGGTCGAGGACGGCCTCGTCGTCCCGGTCGTCCGCGACGCCGACCGCATGAGCGTCTCGCAGATCGGCCGGGAGACCCGCGAGCTCGCCGCCAAGGCCCGCGACGGCAAGCTGTCCGCCCGGGAGATGAGCGGCGGCACGTTCAGCGTCAGCAACCTCGGCATGTTCGGCGTGGACTCGTTCTCCGCGGTGATCAACCCGCCGGAGGCCGCCATCCTCGCCGTGGGCGCCGTCCGCGAGGAACCCGTCGTCCGCGACGGCCAGGTCGTCCCCGGCAAGCGCATGACGGTCACCCTCTCGGTCGACCACCGCGCCACCGACGGCGCGACGGCCGCGAAGTTCCTGGCCCGCCTCGCCGAGCTGCTGCAGAACCCGCTGCTCATCGTCGCGTAGCCCCGCACGGAACCCCCGCACGGAACGCGGAAGGGCCCTCGCCGCCGGCGGCGAGGGCCCTTCCGCGTTCCGTCAGGGGTTCAGAGCATGACGCGGCCGCCGGTGACGTCGAGGGTGAGGCCCGTCAGCCAGGTGGACTGGGACGAGGCCAGGAAGAGCGCGGCGGCCGCCACGTCGCCCGGTTCGCCGAGACGGGCGAGCGGGTGGGAGGCGGCCACGGCGTCCTGGGTCTCCGGCGGCATGAACCGGGCGGTGCGCTCGGTGCGGATCGTGCCGGGGGCGACGCAGTTGACGCGGACCCCGTCCTGTCCGGCCTCGGCGGCGGCGTGGCGGGTGAGGGCCTGGACGCCCGCCTTGGCGGCCTCGTAGGCGACGGGGGCGCCCCACGGGTTGCCCAGTTCCCGGCCGCCGCCCCCCGGCAGGTTCGTCGGCAGGCGCCCGGCCGACGACGACATCGTGATGATCGATCCGGCCTTCCGCTCCTGCATGCCGGGCAGGAACGCCTTCAGGGTGAGGAAGGTCGCGGTGAGGTTGCCGTCGAGGACCGACCGCCACTCCTGCTCGGTCATGGCCGCGGTCGGGCCGGGCCGCGCGATCCCGCCGCCGGCGAAGGCGCACAGGACGCTGGCCGGGCCGAGCTCGTCCTCGATCCGCAGGCGCGCGGACTCGACGGCGGCCAGGTCGGTGACGTCGGCCGCGACGCCGATCCCGCCGGTCTCCCCGGCCACCTGGTCGAGCGCCGCCCGGTCGCGTCCGATGACGGCGACCCTGGCGCCCTCGGCGGCGAACGCGCGTGCCGTGGCGGCGCCGATGCCGCGCGAGCCGCCGGTGATGACCGCGACCATGCCGTTGAGCTCGGAATACATCAATGCCTCCTGGTCAGGTGCCTGCCTTCCTGATTCTGAGTGAGCGCTCACTCATTGTCAAGCGGGAGCGGCGCGGTGGTGGCCGTATCCGGCCACCGGCCGGGTTCGACCAATCAGATCCGGCGGGGGCCGCGAAGTATCCGCGGGCATGGCGAAGAGACCGGTCGATCCGGCGTCGCGGCAACGTAGCCCAGCGCCACGGAACGGCGCCGCCGCGGCGAGCACCCGGAGACCGGCGAGGGTTCCACGATGCCGACACTCCATCCAGCCGGGGGAACGTCCAGGGCGCGGGTCGTCGCGATGGTCGCCGCCGGGGGCCTGCTTCTCGCGGGCGGGTTCGCCGGACTCGCGCCGCGGCAGGGCACCGCGTCCAGCCACCGCGAGGCGCCGCTCATCTCGGGGCAGCCGCAGTACGACAACACCGACGTGTACGCGTTCGTCAGTCCGGACAGGCCGGACACCACCACACTGATCGCGAACTTCGTTCCGTTCCAGGACCCGGCGGGCGGGCCGAACTTCTACAAGTTCGCGCGGGACGCCAGGTACGACCTCAACGTCGACAAC is a genomic window of Actinomadura citrea containing:
- a CDS encoding GntR family transcriptional regulator → MPVPAQGSWLAGIAAARHDLDRTSTAARIAGLLREQITDGRLAPGERVREEELGEALKVSRNTVREAFRLLAQERLLVHEFNRGVFVRRVTADGLADLYRVRRILECEGVRCAREAPAGSFGRVEAAVLDGERAAAAGRWPDVGTADIRFHQAIAALVGSPRVDEMIQHLLAEMRLVFHEMGSPRKFHEPYLARNRRIHDLMAGGDLAGAERELRSYLDDAEKQLTNAYRAEAP
- a CDS encoding 5-oxoprolinase subunit B family protein codes for the protein MRILPNGDAALLVELPDLPEMLGLYAALAASPPPGVADLVPAARTLTLLLDPSADPAAVAAAVRATRPGTADGGAGEAEIPVVYDGDDLAEVARLTGLAPDEVVAAHTGTPWRVAFTGFAPGFGYLEGGDPRLDVPRRATPRVRVPAGAVGLAGRFSGVYPVESPGGWRLIGRTEAVLWDLERDPPALLRPGTRVRFVRREL
- a CDS encoding putative hydro-lyase, with the translated sequence MTAPLDPGALSPDQARSLFRAGLRVPTSGWCSGWTQANLIAVPREYAFDLLLFAQRNPGPCPVLDVTEPGETAAPLFAGDLRTDLPGYVVYEHGEPVAEVGDVTAYWREDLVSFLIGCSFTFEDALREAGVPVRHIEQGCNVPMYRTNRMCRRAGEFGGPLVVSMRPIPAAQVADAVRVTARYPSVHGAPVHVGDPVELGIDDLSAPDFGDPVEIRVDEIPVFWACGVTPQAAVMASRPKLAIGHAPGHMAITDARDSRYLVP
- the pdhA gene encoding pyruvate dehydrogenase (acetyl-transferring) E1 component subunit alpha is translated as MAETVQAAPARSRRARGAKAPGPKTDAAAPEAASPAADAGTLVGYYRQMLLIRRFEERAARAYTEAKIGGYCHLNLGEEATVVGLMAALRPTDYLFTNYREHGYALAKGIGAERVMAELYGRSTGVSKGWGGSMHLFDAEARLLGGYGIVGGQVPLAAGAALAVSYKGGDEVVMCQMGDGTTAIGAFHESLNIAALWNLPVVFVVINNGLGMGTTVENSAAEPELYRRGAAYRTESLRVDGTDVLAVRDAARTAVERARAESRPYLLETVSPRLKGHSVVDPARYRSKEEKEALKAADPLARMALDLEDAGILSADDRDRLDAEVTAEIDAAAAFADDSPAPDVSTLFDYTYATPVPGELRRLPADPVFGS
- a CDS encoding SDR family NAD(P)-dependent oxidoreductase; the encoded protein is MYSELNGMVAVITGGSRGIGAATARAFAAEGARVAVIGRDRAALDQVAGETGGIGVAADVTDLAAVESARLRIEDELGPASVLCAFAGGGIARPGPTAAMTEQEWRSVLDGNLTATFLTLKAFLPGMQERKAGSIITMSSSAGRLPTNLPGGGGRELGNPWGAPVAYEAAKAGVQALTRHAAAEAGQDGVRVNCVAPGTIRTERTARFMPPETQDAVAASHPLARLGEPGDVAAAALFLASSQSTWLTGLTLDVTGGRVML
- a CDS encoding alpha-ketoacid dehydrogenase subunit beta, translating into MATVTYRQALRDTLRAEMLRDENVFLMGEEIGLFEGSYKITEGLLKEFGPRRVRDTPIAEEGFVGAAIGAAMLGLRPVVEIMTINFSLLALDQIVNHAAKIYGMFGGQASVPMVIRTPGGGGQQLGATHSQNVELFYSFIPGLKVLAPSTPAEASAMLKAAIRDDDPVLFLENLALYNTKGELPAAVEDVEPAEIGRAAVTRPGTDITIIGYSRMARVASEVAETLAAEGVSAEVVDLRSLRPLDRQTVVDSVRRTGCAVVAEDDWLTYGIGAEIAATIQEGAFDWLDAPVRRVAMAEVPLPYAKSLETAALPSAESLLTAVRATLRATGRITPGTDATSPRPALEPVR
- a CDS encoding NRAMP family divalent metal transporter — protein: MTDPATLDTTTEPAARSRRAALTGAMFLMATSAIGPGFITQTTVFTAELGAAFAFAILVSVLVDVAIQLNVWRVVGVSRMRAQELGNRVLPGAGYGLAALDVFGGLVFNIGNVAGAALGLNALLGLDVKIGGTLSALAAIAIFLVRRAGVAMDRIVVVLGAVMILLTLYVAFVSEPPVGDALRQSVAPETVDFLVITTLIGGTVGGYITYAGAHRMIESGVTGPDNVKEINRSAVTGVLVTGLMRVLLFLAVLGVVAGGVTLAKENAPASAFENAAGEAGLRVFGLIMWSAAITSVIGASYTSVSFLVSFSSFVERHRNRLVVAFILVSAAIYLVIGTAPAKLLVLAGALNGLILPFGLAVLLWAAARRRDLLGGHRYPVWLLAIGVAAWLLSLYLGWNSLSGLDDLWK
- a CDS encoding biotin-dependent carboxyltransferase family protein; translated protein: MRRRLDVLRTGPLATVQDLGRSGHAALGVGVSGAADPGSFRLANRLLGNPEEEAAVEVTFGGLHVRCRGGVFAAVTGAPAPLLVEGRSEAPYSVLHVPDGAELRMGAPPSGLRSYLAVRGGVAVPPVLGSRSTDTLSGLGPAPLEPGDLLPVGAPPAAAPLLDAAPVRAPGGGDIELRAMPGPRHDRFAPGALDALFSAAYTVTSEIDRVGMRLDGPGLEHAGRGELPSEGTVTGALQVPPSGRPVLFLADHPLTGGYPVIAVVASADIGRAAQARPGQRLRFRPHPAPNLREDRP
- a CDS encoding dihydrolipoamide acetyltransferase family protein; its protein translation is MTEILMPRLSDTMEEGVISSWQKQPGDEVAVGDVIVDIETDKAVMEYEAYEAGVLEKILVAEGETAAIGAPIAVIAPAGGARPEPAPAAEARPAAEPEQAPAAKASPEPEAAPEAAPVATAAPRAAGRPTASRPPSSPLARRLARDHGIDLAALTGSGPGGRIVRADIEAAVRAAGPATPAPAAAEAATARAAVNGASAPSAPAVQARADDPDVEAVPLNRFRKVAARRLTESKREAPHFYLNREVDAGALLAFRATLNEALAPAKVSVNDLVVKAVATALREHPAVNVSYTEENLLFHKRVHVGVAVAVEDGLVVPVVRDADRMSVSQIGRETRELAAKARDGKLSAREMSGGTFSVSNLGMFGVDSFSAVINPPEAAILAVGAVREEPVVRDGQVVPGKRMTVTLSVDHRATDGATAAKFLARLAELLQNPLLIVA
- a CDS encoding GntR family transcriptional regulator; its protein translation is MKTSDQLLRTGLADQIREFIVEGISSGRWEPGERIVERRIATELGVSQGPVREALRQLEAQRLIETLPNRGARVRDFTEQDLAEIFPVRAGLERTAVELALPRLADCLDALEAHNRRLGEAAREGDLHEQMRLSIAFHREIVETAGNRLLVSVWEGLGIELWTTLSLRLHHTEIYSKSAEHAELIEAFRRADPAAPQLLHDHVMNYAP